The proteins below are encoded in one region of Planctopirus limnophila DSM 3776:
- the leuD gene encoding 3-isopropylmalate dehydratase small subunit produces MVQAITQVTGSAVPLLLDDIDTDRIIPARFLRCVTFDGLGEHAFEDDRIQDPSHPFNQAQFQGSKILVAGRNFGCGSSREHAPQALMRWGIQAIIAESYAEIFFGNCVSLGIPCVRASRADLEALTKLINADPRTSVAIDLLAQTVTAQSESGQQVKATVEIPPGARQSLTTGGWDFLGQLLDGEPKVRAQVARIPYLQKFAV; encoded by the coding sequence ATGGTTCAAGCCATTACTCAAGTGACAGGGTCAGCCGTTCCACTTTTGCTGGATGACATCGACACAGATCGCATCATTCCCGCGCGGTTTCTGCGGTGTGTGACCTTCGACGGCCTGGGCGAGCACGCCTTTGAAGATGACCGGATTCAAGACCCTTCACATCCGTTCAATCAGGCCCAGTTTCAAGGTAGCAAGATTCTGGTGGCTGGCCGTAATTTTGGCTGTGGCTCATCGCGCGAGCATGCACCACAGGCCCTGATGCGCTGGGGCATCCAGGCCATCATTGCCGAATCGTATGCCGAGATTTTCTTCGGGAACTGCGTCTCGCTAGGGATTCCCTGCGTGCGAGCCAGTCGAGCCGACCTCGAAGCTTTGACGAAGCTCATCAATGCAGATCCTCGCACGTCAGTCGCCATCGATCTGCTGGCTCAGACCGTGACTGCACAATCGGAAAGCGGCCAGCAAGTTAAGGCAACTGTCGAGATTCCCCCGGGTGCCAGGCAATCACTGACCACGGGAGGCTGGGATTTTCTGGGCCAGCTGCTGGATGGAGAACCCAAAGTCCGCGCTCAGGTTGCCAGAATCCCTTACCTGCAGAAGTTTGCAGTTTAA
- a CDS encoding Uma2 family endonuclease — protein sequence MAQALTTQQKAETQLWVDDLFRQLEGIEGKAEIVDGGIFLMSPAGAWHTIVSTRIGQLIEHYSQATRHGIAVSDNGTFRCVLPHRQSFSPDAAYYVGPPARFEPFPIPPVFAVEIRSRDDYGPRAEVRLADKRHDYFAAGTLVIWDVDLRSPQVVRVYRSSHPEEPTIYRDNEQAEAEPALPGWSVRVKDFLPDDWEVEASL from the coding sequence ATGGCACAAGCCCTGACAACTCAGCAGAAAGCAGAGACCCAGTTATGGGTCGATGATCTTTTTCGCCAGTTGGAAGGGATCGAGGGGAAGGCTGAGATTGTTGATGGAGGGATCTTTCTCATGTCTCCTGCAGGTGCCTGGCACACGATCGTTTCCACGAGAATCGGACAGTTGATCGAGCATTACTCACAAGCGACCCGCCACGGGATTGCTGTTTCCGATAACGGAACATTTCGGTGTGTATTGCCACATCGGCAATCGTTTTCGCCAGATGCTGCCTATTACGTTGGCCCGCCAGCTCGCTTTGAACCCTTTCCTATACCACCCGTGTTTGCCGTGGAAATTCGCAGTCGAGACGACTATGGCCCCCGAGCTGAAGTGCGTCTGGCAGACAAACGTCACGATTACTTTGCTGCGGGAACACTGGTCATCTGGGATGTTGACTTACGTTCGCCTCAGGTTGTTCGTGTCTATCGTTCAAGTCACCCGGAGGAACCGACAATCTATCGGGATAACGAACAGGCAGAGGCCGAACCTGCTTTGCCCGGTTGGTCTGTCCGTGTGAAGGATTTTCTGCCCGATGATTGGGAAGTTGAAGCATCGCTTTAA